One segment of Candidatus Bathyarchaeota archaeon DNA contains the following:
- a CDS encoding zinc ribbon domain-containing protein: MLLSLNLKGLIYKLAVAALLSVLLLDISGVVHGDQVDCSKLAFNPTDMPDELQGYAKNPISGLNFFQTGRNPEDFPGRSSTFFRMIAASWKTKPQCDYYSGYDRSFRLRRIFSDGSSRIELAKPHEVMVAALFIFPNEAVASSEYAQNSPNLKGLKEQAITGEQASGLTFTDDKTEKYGDESSTWIVTGSYPGENLKTRILCSMFRIKSAVAFFSSTWYEGNYPTSFIDSTGARIEFLDPVTPCRDAGLTAIRNWSSRLSRELQESQPTPTLEVQPPMRISLTCDKEDKRYESGERVLLTVRIESLVKGTYNYDEKTNTYTGGKYEVVKEISFLSTFTFPNGLSRSVGFGGEVKRQIRTDSNGLYSFKPFAPYLPGTYTVKVGVNPVYYGFPQYPGIADTVTLTVYESPVEPTQKQFDSIIELFKRGDSVPSNRKAVEEEYYKHWPNSKPPADMEYGALNNILFCKNVRIGDEVFTVSNGYNCPGYTSKTLRFLTKLRFGIGYSDVERSLLRGIDYGPIVRCAGPITSLFGNEHHAVVLYNYRQKGNWASNSKNIVLDPWPKQKPESFTLKDFCYFYANLAPPYEGVYMNAYGDPEWKLGDPFWYAFPIVGGAVYWNLEMKELGVKYVVPPETGTSSGNPFYPPLKPESKTDKTDTAPLPASIKTRTGQTIFECPVFIDVYNDKGKHVGLLDGRIVSDIEGAQLYINQRSRSDFFWYLTLPEGKYYVRIKGIMEGGFHILTTKTGSIQYYNASIRKDEVASLELDSERYGELLTMPNGEKIAPKTIIVETLEEDGREGDGRNGSSSGGILLIGSGVLVTILVAILLFTRRRKGMLYMPVFSGREEAEPRILKADRGLEAQSVCPSCGVLNAKSNRYCVSCGKILPSHHYCEECGREIPEGAVYCQSCGDKQGVA, translated from the coding sequence ATGCTATTAAGTCTCAATCTCAAAGGTCTAATCTACAAACTGGCAGTCGCCGCTCTACTTTCTGTTTTACTCCTAGACATTTCAGGTGTTGTTCATGGTGACCAGGTCGACTGTTCAAAGTTGGCATTCAATCCAACGGATATGCCGGATGAACTTCAAGGATACGCTAAGAATCCAATCAGTGGATTAAATTTTTTTCAAACCGGCAGAAATCCTGAGGACTTTCCCGGCAGATCCTCTACATTCTTTCGTATGATTGCTGCAAGTTGGAAGACGAAGCCTCAATGTGATTACTATTCAGGTTATGATCGTAGTTTTCGATTGAGAAGGATCTTCTCCGATGGAAGCTCAAGGATAGAGTTGGCTAAACCACATGAAGTCATGGTTGCGGCACTGTTCATCTTTCCCAATGAAGCTGTCGCGTCTTCAGAATATGCTCAAAATAGTCCAAATTTGAAGGGTCTGAAGGAACAGGCGATTACTGGAGAGCAGGCTAGTGGGTTGACCTTCACAGATGATAAGACTGAGAAGTATGGTGATGAATCTTCCACATGGATTGTCACAGGCTCATATCCCGGCGAGAACCTTAAGACGAGAATATTATGTTCAATGTTCAGGATCAAGTCTGCAGTTGCCTTTTTCAGCTCAACATGGTATGAAGGTAATTATCCAACTTCATTCATCGACTCAACTGGAGCCAGAATCGAGTTCTTGGATCCGGTGACCCCATGCCGAGACGCAGGTTTAACAGCGATTAGGAATTGGAGTAGTCGCCTATCAAGAGAGCTCCAAGAATCTCAGCCTACTCCTACATTAGAGGTACAGCCGCCGATGAGAATCTCGTTAACATGTGATAAGGAAGATAAAAGGTATGAGTCTGGTGAGAGGGTCTTGTTGACAGTGAGGATAGAGAGCCTTGTCAAGGGAACATACAACTATGATGAGAAGACGAACACTTATACAGGTGGAAAATACGAAGTTGTAAAGGAGATAAGTTTCTTATCAACATTCACATTTCCAAATGGATTGAGTAGATCAGTTGGCTTCGGCGGTGAAGTTAAAAGACAAATCAGAACAGATTCAAACGGTTTATATTCGTTCAAACCTTTTGCACCCTATCTGCCAGGCACATACACGGTCAAGGTAGGTGTCAATCCGGTGTACTACGGTTTTCCACAATATCCAGGAATTGCAGACACAGTCACGTTGACAGTTTATGAGTCGCCAGTCGAGCCTACTCAGAAACAATTCGACAGTATTATAGAACTTTTCAAGAGGGGCGATTCTGTACCATCCAACAGGAAAGCAGTAGAGGAAGAATATTATAAGCACTGGCCGAATTCGAAGCCTCCAGCCGACATGGAATATGGAGCGCTGAATAACATCCTTTTCTGTAAGAATGTTCGCATCGGCGATGAGGTCTTCACGGTCAGTAATGGATACAACTGTCCAGGATATACTTCAAAGACTCTGAGGTTTCTGACGAAGTTAAGGTTTGGAATTGGCTACAGCGATGTTGAGAGGAGTCTGCTCAGAGGAATAGATTACGGGCCTATTGTCCGGTGCGCTGGACCTATAACGTCACTCTTCGGTAATGAACATCATGCCGTGGTCTTATACAATTATCGGCAGAAGGGAAACTGGGCTTCAAATAGTAAGAATATAGTTTTGGATCCTTGGCCTAAACAGAAGCCTGAGAGTTTCACTCTCAAAGATTTCTGCTACTTCTATGCTAACCTGGCTCCACCATACGAAGGAGTCTACATGAATGCTTACGGTGACCCAGAATGGAAGCTTGGCGACCCATTCTGGTACGCATTTCCTATAGTAGGCGGAGCGGTATATTGGAATCTGGAGATGAAAGAATTGGGAGTCAAATATGTTGTCCCTCCAGAGACTGGTACTTCAAGTGGCAACCCATTCTATCCACCGCTGAAGCCAGAGTCGAAAACTGATAAAACCGATACAGCACCACTGCCAGCATCTATAAAGACTCGTACTGGACAAACAATATTTGAATGCCCAGTCTTTATTGACGTTTACAATGATAAGGGAAAACATGTTGGGCTCTTAGATGGAAGAATTGTCTCTGACATAGAAGGAGCCCAACTATACATAAACCAGAGGTCAAGATCCGACTTCTTCTGGTATCTCACTTTACCAGAAGGAAAATACTATGTGAGAATTAAGGGAATTATGGAAGGTGGCTTCCACATATTGACGACCAAAACGGGTTCCATCCAGTATTACAATGCCTCAATCAGGAAAGATGAGGTAGCTTCACTTGAACTCGACTCTGAAAGATATGGTGAATTATTGACGATGCCTAACGGCGAAAAGATAGCGCCCAAGACAATTATCGTAGAAACATTGGAGGAGGATGGTCGAGAAGGTGATGGGCGGAACGGCAGTAGTTCAGGAGGAATACTGCTCATAGGATCAGGAGTCCTCGTTACGATTCTTGTCGCCATCCTACTTTTTACCAGACGTAGAAAGGGTATGTTGTATATGCCTGTGTTCTCTGGAAGGGAGGAGGCTGAGCCTAGAATATTAAAGGCAGATAGAGGTTTGGAGGCTCAATCTGTCTGTCCAAGCTGCGGCGTTTTGAATGCGAAATCTAATAGATACTGTGTAAGTTGCGGTAAGATTTTACCATCTCACCATTACTGTGAGGAATGTGGCAGAGAGATCCCTGAGGGTGCGGTCTATTGCCAGAGTTGTGGCGATAAGCAAGGAGTAGCGTAG
- a CDS encoding type II toxin-antitoxin system VapC family toxin, whose product MKLFIDSGPFIARHNRDDRYHKETLEIFNKIASGELPYTKLYCSDYIVDEAVTTCRMRTRSHKAAVELGEAILTSKSIVILKVDENTFTESWKLFKDFKELDLSLTDCTSIRLAQKQGIHEIFTFDKEFDVFGLHRIP is encoded by the coding sequence ATGAAATTGTTCATAGACAGCGGGCCATTCATCGCCAGACATAATAGAGATGACCGATACCACAAAGAGACACTAGAAATCTTCAACAAAATAGCTTCAGGGGAGCTACCTTACACAAAGCTATACTGTTCCGACTACATAGTGGATGAGGCTGTCACAACATGTCGGATGAGAACGCGCAGTCATAAGGCGGCTGTCGAACTTGGAGAGGCGATTCTAACATCGAAATCGATCGTTATCCTCAAAGTCGACGAAAACACTTTCACAGAATCATGGAAACTTTTCAAAGATTTCAAAGAGCTGGATCTCAGCTTGACAGATTGCACAAGCATAAGACTAGCCCAGAAACAAGGCATTCATGAAATCTTCACTTTCGACAAAGAATTTGACGTTTTCGGGCTCCATAGGATCCCATAA
- a CDS encoding TATA-box-binding protein gives MNQVLDLTSIAQTFQGVVYRPGHFSGLVYRLKKPKTVALIFGSGKMVCIGAKSERQARRAVMKVMEDLKQGGIEIRRDPEIQIQNIVASGGLGGVVDLEESAYSLRGTIYEPEQFPGLIYRMGDPEVVILLFTSGKFVITGAKRQEDVNRAMTTLQETLEKKDLIHYQ, from the coding sequence ATGAATCAAGTTCTCGACCTAACATCTATAGCCCAAACTTTTCAGGGAGTAGTATATAGGCCGGGGCATTTCTCAGGTCTCGTTTACAGGCTTAAGAAGCCTAAGACTGTAGCCCTCATATTCGGTTCAGGTAAGATGGTTTGTATCGGCGCGAAGTCTGAGAGGCAGGCTAGAAGGGCTGTGATGAAGGTTATGGAGGATCTGAAGCAGGGTGGAATAGAGATAAGGCGGGATCCTGAGATTCAGATCCAGAACATAGTTGCTTCAGGGGGCTTGGGTGGTGTAGTGGATCTGGAGGAGTCAGCCTATTCACTGAGAGGAACGATATATGAACCTGAACAGTTTCCAGGCCTGATATATCGGATGGGTGATCCTGAGGTAGTCATTCTACTATTTACAAGTGGAAAATTCGTGATCACAGGTGCTAAGAGGCAGGAAGACGTGAATCGAGCTATGACGACACTCCAGGAAACTCTTGAGAAGAAAGATCTCATACATTACCAGTGA